A single Pseudalkalibacillus hwajinpoensis DNA region contains:
- a CDS encoding vWA domain-containing protein, with translation MMSITLMKKNAGIVLKKKNLDQVVARVGLVLDISGSMRKLYKEGVVQKVVERVLAVASQFDDDGSLDVWVYDNEFSRLKPVTEFDFEGYVDRQILSNDLVHKFGRNDEPLVMEDVISKYVEEDPSKEPVFIVFINDGGCKRGIKKAIVESSNQPLFWQFIGIGDSNFDVLENLDTMTGRFIDNANFFHIEDIDRTSDEVLYNNLLNEFPDWLKEAKDKRVIQ, from the coding sequence CTGATGAGTATTACATTAATGAAGAAAAACGCTGGTATTGTTTTAAAGAAAAAGAATTTAGATCAAGTTGTAGCTAGAGTAGGTCTTGTCCTTGATATTAGCGGTTCAATGCGGAAATTATACAAAGAAGGTGTCGTTCAAAAAGTCGTCGAGCGTGTTCTTGCAGTCGCAAGTCAATTCGATGATGATGGTTCACTAGATGTATGGGTATACGATAATGAGTTTAGTCGATTAAAGCCTGTAACAGAATTTGATTTCGAAGGATACGTGGATCGTCAAATTCTTTCGAACGATCTCGTTCATAAATTTGGCCGAAATGATGAACCTCTTGTTATGGAAGATGTCATTAGTAAATACGTCGAAGAAGATCCATCGAAAGAACCGGTGTTCATTGTGTTTATTAATGATGGGGGCTGTAAACGTGGAATTAAGAAAGCCATTGTCGAATCTTCAAACCAACCTCTTTTTTGGCAGTTTATTGGTATAGGAGATTCAAACTTCGATGTATTAGAGAATTTGGACACAATGACGGGACGGTTCATTGATAACGCCAACTTCTTCCATATAGAAGATATTGACCGGACAAGTGATGAAGTGTTGTACAATAATCTTCTAAATGAATTTCCTGATTGGTTGAAGGAAGCAAAAGATAAAAGAGTTATTCAGTAA
- a CDS encoding TerD family protein has product MTISLQKGQRIDLTKGNAGLSKIMVGLGWDPVEQKKGGLLGGLFGGGSGGANVDCDASLLMLEDDKLTSKKDLIYFGNLKSACGSINHTGDNLTGAGDGDDEQIMVDLGKVPQRITKLVFVVNIYDAVKRKQDFGMIQNAFIRVVNQSNQEEMIKFNLTDNYSGKTSLFVAEIYRHGSEWKFAAIGNGTNDAGLSDIAKKY; this is encoded by the coding sequence TTGACAATTTCTTTGCAGAAAGGTCAACGAATTGACTTAACAAAAGGAAATGCCGGCTTATCGAAAATTATGGTTGGCCTTGGTTGGGATCCAGTTGAGCAAAAGAAAGGTGGTCTTCTAGGCGGTCTTTTTGGAGGCGGAAGCGGCGGCGCTAACGTTGACTGTGATGCTTCTCTCCTTATGCTTGAGGACGACAAATTAACTTCTAAAAAAGATTTAATTTACTTCGGTAACTTAAAAAGCGCATGTGGAAGTATCAATCATACTGGTGATAACCTGACTGGTGCTGGAGACGGTGATGACGAGCAAATTATGGTTGATCTCGGGAAGGTGCCACAGCGCATTACGAAACTCGTTTTTGTAGTAAATATCTATGATGCTGTGAAACGCAAACAGGATTTTGGTATGATTCAAAATGCGTTTATTCGCGTAGTAAACCAGTCGAATCAAGAAGAAATGATTAAATTTAATCTAACAGATAACTATTCTGGTAAGACAAGCCTCTTTGTAGCAGAAATCTATCGCCACGGCAGTGAATGGAAATTTGCCGCGATTGGTAATGGAACGAACGATGCGGGCTTAAGCGACATTGCAAAAAAATATTAA
- a CDS encoding TerC family protein, with protein sequence MWGEVLTDPVSWGLIGTLVLLEGLLSADNALVLAVMVKHLPPEKRRKALTYGLIGAYFFRFLFIGIGLYLIKFWWIKVFGAAYLAWIVIQHFRSKGEEEGSDGMKKDSWLVRTFGIFWATVISVELMDIAFSADSILAALAISEEVWVLLLGGMIGILLMRTVAGVFLKLIEKVPEMENTAFVLIAIISLKMFLSVFHIEIPHVAFFGIIVLAFLGTFVVHYINNKNRQYAEETASAKENE encoded by the coding sequence ATGTGGGGAGAAGTTTTAACTGACCCTGTTTCATGGGGACTTATCGGTACGCTGGTACTTTTAGAAGGGCTGCTATCAGCTGATAACGCACTAGTACTTGCCGTTATGGTTAAACACCTTCCACCCGAAAAGCGAAGAAAAGCTCTTACTTACGGTTTAATAGGAGCCTATTTCTTCCGTTTCTTATTTATCGGAATTGGGTTATATCTGATTAAGTTCTGGTGGATTAAGGTCTTTGGTGCTGCTTACCTTGCCTGGATTGTTATTCAACACTTCAGAAGTAAAGGTGAAGAAGAAGGTTCAGATGGAATGAAAAAGGACAGCTGGCTCGTTCGTACTTTCGGTATATTCTGGGCTACTGTTATTTCAGTAGAGTTAATGGACATTGCGTTCTCAGCTGATAGTATCCTAGCTGCTCTAGCCATTTCCGAAGAAGTTTGGGTCCTGTTACTTGGAGGAATGATTGGTATTCTTCTTATGAGAACGGTAGCTGGAGTTTTCCTTAAGTTAATCGAAAAAGTACCTGAAATGGAAAATACAGCATTTGTATTGATCGCGATAATTTCATTAAAAATGTTCTTAAGCGTGTTCCATATTGAAATCCCGCACGTTGCTTTCTTTGGTATTATCGTGCTTGCCTTCCTTGGAACGTTTGTTGTTCATTACATTAACAATAAAAATCGACAATACGCTGAAGAAACAGCATCAGCAAAAGAGAACGAATAA
- a CDS encoding phosphoribosyltransferase family protein, with the protein MAARINKKRGFLFVSKMLGKHIPVHPHKSLLASGLLAITYYESVTGESIDYLSEVRDGFLSDHLEEVKKSYEQLLNNPLYLEEPPIVIGFAETATALGHAVFDSFQEGYYIHTTRENVSDLDPEFNFKEEHSHAVDQRCYADRSILMKSNPVVLVDDEITTGKTCLNIIRELHANYPRKHYAVLSLLDWRSVEHMEQYKALEMELGITISVVSLLKGTIKFEGKPLEHPIHDFQSSRYLSDVAEINRIDLSSCFDSRNENDYLTYSGRFGINGADKAKIEDSCQKASNLLKKESLEGKTLCLGTGEFMYIPMKIASYLNGEVYYHSTTRSPIQPVDIEGYAISNGFTFQNPEDQQIQHYVYNILKGEYEQAFLFFEKSVPDADLKEIIAILEERDIKTIHIVTCS; encoded by the coding sequence ATGGCAGCTAGAATTAATAAAAAAAGAGGTTTTTTGTTTGTTAGCAAAATGCTTGGCAAGCATATTCCGGTTCATCCTCATAAATCGCTACTTGCCTCAGGACTCTTAGCAATCACTTATTATGAGAGCGTGACAGGAGAGTCCATCGATTATTTATCAGAAGTAAGAGATGGGTTTTTAAGCGACCACCTGGAAGAAGTTAAGAAATCGTACGAGCAATTGCTAAACAATCCTCTCTATCTTGAGGAACCACCAATAGTAATTGGATTTGCTGAAACGGCTACAGCTCTCGGACATGCTGTATTTGATAGCTTTCAAGAAGGATACTATATTCATACAACAAGAGAAAATGTAAGTGATTTAGATCCAGAATTTAACTTTAAAGAAGAGCATTCTCATGCTGTGGATCAACGGTGTTATGCAGATCGGTCTATTCTAATGAAGTCTAATCCTGTTGTATTAGTAGATGATGAAATAACAACTGGGAAGACTTGTCTAAATATCATCAGGGAACTCCACGCCAACTATCCTCGCAAACATTATGCTGTTCTTTCTCTATTAGACTGGCGATCTGTTGAACATATGGAACAATATAAAGCATTAGAAATGGAACTCGGGATTACAATTAGCGTTGTTTCTTTGCTTAAAGGAACTATTAAATTCGAAGGAAAGCCTCTTGAGCATCCGATTCATGACTTTCAATCAAGTCGATATCTTAGTGATGTAGCCGAGATTAATCGCATTGATTTATCATCTTGTTTCGATTCACGTAATGAAAATGACTATTTAACTTATAGCGGTAGGTTTGGAATTAATGGAGCGGATAAGGCGAAGATAGAGGATTCATGTCAGAAAGCATCGAATCTCTTAAAGAAAGAATCACTCGAAGGGAAGACTCTATGCCTTGGCACTGGGGAGTTTATGTATATCCCAATGAAAATTGCCTCTTATCTAAATGGTGAGGTGTATTATCATTCCACGACAAGAAGTCCGATACAGCCGGTAGATATTGAAGGATATGCGATATCAAATGGATTCACATTTCAGAATCCAGAAGATCAACAAATTCAGCATTACGTCTACAACATTCTTAAAGGTGAATATGAGCAAGCTTTTCTCTTTTTTGAAAAAAGTGTCCCAGATGCTGACCTTAAAGAAATTATAGCAATATTAGAAGAACGGGATATAAAAACGATTCATATTGTAACGTGTTCTTGA
- a CDS encoding cysteine protease StiP family protein, producing the protein MNKLTVQTTKMGSYPDQDVTFLLKDLSDITMEKSTMEREQAIQKGTHYSEMLPIEYKPTDEYMKLFYTSLEEAKHKVAVAVGIVAEQLVAERGFQTVLVSLARAGTPIGVLIKRYLSYKYDRELPHYSISIIRDRGIDENALQFILNQHPDSSITFIDGWTGKGAITKELTKSVAEFNASTGKNLSSELAVLADPGDCSSLFGTREDFLIPSACLNSTVSGLVSRTVLNNNWIHEGDFHGGKYYSELAAEDVSNLFVDTICTQYPLIATEVEDGLQDISKEDRKPKWKGLESIENIQRDYGIANSNLIKPGVGETTRVLLRRVPWKILVHPDAEMNLEHILILARDRGVPIEEYANMSYSCCGLIKPMEKES; encoded by the coding sequence ATGAACAAATTGACTGTACAGACTACCAAAATGGGAAGTTATCCTGATCAAGATGTAACTTTCCTTCTAAAAGATTTATCAGACATCACAATGGAAAAAAGTACGATGGAGAGAGAACAGGCAATTCAGAAAGGTACACACTATTCTGAGATGCTTCCTATTGAGTATAAGCCGACAGATGAATATATGAAATTGTTCTATACTTCACTCGAAGAGGCGAAGCACAAAGTGGCTGTAGCAGTAGGGATTGTTGCTGAACAGCTTGTGGCGGAAAGAGGCTTTCAAACAGTACTTGTTTCGCTTGCTAGAGCAGGCACGCCAATAGGTGTATTAATCAAGCGTTACCTTTCTTATAAGTATGATCGAGAACTTCCCCATTACAGCATTTCTATTATTAGGGACAGAGGCATTGATGAGAATGCTCTTCAATTTATTTTAAATCAGCATCCTGATTCGTCTATTACGTTTATTGACGGATGGACTGGAAAAGGAGCGATTACAAAGGAGTTAACAAAGTCAGTAGCAGAATTTAATGCTAGTACTGGCAAGAATCTATCAAGCGAATTAGCCGTTTTAGCAGACCCAGGTGACTGTTCTTCTCTTTTTGGAACTCGTGAAGATTTTCTGATTCCAAGTGCTTGTTTAAATTCAACCGTATCAGGGCTTGTCAGTCGTACTGTGCTTAATAATAATTGGATTCATGAGGGAGATTTCCACGGAGGCAAATACTACTCGGAGCTTGCTGCAGAAGATGTCTCCAACTTATTCGTCGATACAATTTGTACACAGTATCCTTTGATCGCTACAGAGGTTGAAGATGGATTGCAAGATATCTCAAAGGAAGATCGCAAGCCGAAGTGGAAAGGACTTGAATCCATCGAAAACATCCAGAGGGATTATGGAATAGCAAACAGTAACCTCATCAAACCTGGTGTTGGAGAAACTACGAGAGTATTGTTACGGCGTGTTCCATGGAAAATTCTTGTGCATCCAGATGCGGAAATGAACTTAGAACATATTCTTATTCTAGCAAGAGACCGAGGTGTTCCAATTGAAGAGTACGCAAACATGTCTTATTCATGCTGTGGACTGATTAAGCCTATGGAGAAAGAATCATGA
- a CDS encoding HAD family hydrolase: MRAFASDLDRTLIYSSRMIEQDTQQNYELIETLDGKEISYISNYASELLQKVNKEIYFIPVTTRTVEQYRRITFFQTTIQPEYAITSNGGRILKNGKVLSDWSNRINASLEECLSLDAFVRQLENLIKGNWVERIRHADYLFVYLIIKRDHVSSEELYHLFEWSREQGWQPSLQGRKLYFVPNPVNKWKAVDYLKKEIGLSYVYTAGDSLLDYELIYQGDCGYVPAHGEVLESYPDLPKTTAHGMKASEEILDSIVVDLSLKKESVEQKS; this comes from the coding sequence ATGAGAGCATTTGCTAGTGACTTAGATCGCACGTTAATTTATTCGAGTAGAATGATCGAGCAAGATACCCAGCAAAACTATGAATTAATTGAAACACTTGATGGAAAGGAAATTTCGTATATTTCCAACTATGCTAGTGAGTTATTACAGAAGGTAAATAAAGAGATTTATTTTATCCCTGTTACAACAAGAACAGTTGAACAATACCGTCGTATCACATTTTTTCAAACAACGATTCAACCCGAATACGCCATAACAAGTAATGGCGGTCGAATTTTAAAGAACGGAAAAGTATTGAGTGACTGGTCGAATCGAATCAATGCTTCGTTAGAAGAGTGCTTGTCGCTGGATGCCTTTGTTCGGCAACTGGAGAACCTTATCAAAGGAAACTGGGTTGAGCGAATTCGTCATGCAGACTACCTTTTTGTTTACCTAATTATTAAACGAGATCATGTATCGTCCGAAGAACTCTATCATTTATTTGAGTGGTCACGTGAGCAGGGATGGCAACCTAGTCTTCAGGGGAGGAAGCTTTATTTTGTTCCAAATCCGGTGAACAAATGGAAAGCCGTCGACTATTTGAAGAAAGAGATTGGATTATCTTACGTGTATACAGCAGGAGACTCCCTTCTTGATTATGAACTTATTTACCAAGGTGATTGTGGCTATGTACCTGCACATGGTGAAGTTCTCGAAAGTTATCCCGATCTTCCCAAAACGACAGCCCATGGAATGAAGGCCTCTGAAGAAATTCTAGACTCCATTGTCGTCGACTTATCTTTAAAAAAAGAATCAGTAGAACAAAAGAGTTAA
- a CDS encoding ATP-grasp domain-containing protein, with amino-acid sequence MTKIWFNRWFTTVAHYIELIRQNEDGAEFEVYGSHPNEDALYLQYCDHSFVEPDISGDAYVAYCLQVCAEKNIDLFIPRKENVLISKNLSKFHSIGVKVLVCDAELMALMDNKAAMYQSILTKEAEKKTSLVPIPDYAVVTNVEEFKKTYHHLRKKGHTVCFKPVIGEGANGFRVISEGQETIEELLTGGISRRISIEHACSILSQKDSFPELMVLEYLDGYEYSIDCLAYDGELHLAIPRKKVGGRVRELENNEELLEIARAIHKEYNIDYISNIQVKFSNGIPKLLEINPRMAGGLNISCLSGVNIPYEAIKLLQNGGNPFLNLNPEMGIRASHIEKEVVLS; translated from the coding sequence ATGACAAAGATTTGGTTTAATAGATGGTTTACTACTGTGGCACATTACATAGAGTTAATTCGACAAAACGAAGATGGAGCAGAATTTGAAGTGTATGGTTCACACCCGAACGAAGATGCTTTGTATTTACAGTATTGCGATCATTCTTTTGTTGAACCTGATATTAGTGGCGATGCGTACGTTGCGTATTGTCTACAAGTTTGTGCTGAAAAGAACATCGATTTGTTCATACCTCGTAAAGAAAATGTCCTCATCTCGAAAAATCTTTCGAAATTCCACAGCATCGGTGTAAAAGTTCTCGTATGTGACGCAGAATTAATGGCTCTTATGGATAATAAAGCGGCTATGTACCAATCCATTCTTACAAAGGAAGCAGAGAAAAAGACATCGCTCGTTCCTATTCCAGATTACGCAGTTGTTACCAATGTAGAAGAATTCAAAAAAACTTATCATCATCTTCGTAAAAAAGGTCATACTGTCTGTTTTAAACCTGTGATAGGTGAAGGCGCCAATGGCTTTCGGGTTATTAGTGAAGGGCAGGAAACGATTGAAGAACTTCTTACGGGTGGGATATCTAGAAGAATTTCAATTGAGCATGCTTGCTCTATTTTAAGTCAAAAAGATTCGTTCCCAGAATTAATGGTCTTAGAGTACTTAGATGGTTATGAGTATAGCATCGACTGTCTTGCGTATGATGGAGAGCTGCATCTTGCTATCCCTCGTAAGAAAGTTGGGGGAAGAGTAAGAGAACTTGAGAACAATGAAGAGCTACTAGAGATTGCACGAGCTATACACAAGGAATATAACATTGATTACATCTCAAATATTCAAGTTAAGTTCAGCAATGGAATTCCAAAGCTTCTTGAAATTAACCCAAGGATGGCTGGGGGATTAAATATTAGCTGCTTATCGGGCGTAAACATCCCGTACGAAGCGATTAAACTGTTGCAAAATGGTGGTAATCCGTTCCTTAATTTAAATCCAGAAATGGGTATTCGCGCTAGCCATATAGAAAAAGAAGTTGTTCTTTCTTAA
- a CDS encoding TerD family protein, with product MAVSLSKGQKVDLTKTNPGLSKVIVGLGWDTNKYDGGNDFDLDASIFLLDSTGKCSSDKDFVFYNQTEGGGGSVVHTGDNRTGEGEGDDEQVKVHLHDVPAEIEKISFVITIHDAEARNQNFGQVSNAFVRILNEDSNEELIRYDLGEDFSIETAIIVGELYRHNGEWKFSAVGSGYQGGLARIATDFGLQVG from the coding sequence ATGGCTGTATCATTATCTAAAGGACAAAAAGTAGATTTAACAAAAACAAATCCAGGTCTATCAAAGGTTATTGTAGGACTTGGATGGGACACAAATAAATACGATGGCGGAAATGACTTTGACCTTGACGCAAGTATCTTCCTATTAGACAGCACTGGTAAGTGTTCTTCTGATAAAGATTTTGTTTTCTATAATCAAACAGAAGGTGGCGGCGGTTCGGTTGTTCATACAGGCGATAACCGTACTGGTGAAGGAGAAGGAGATGACGAACAAGTAAAAGTTCATCTTCATGATGTTCCAGCTGAAATTGAGAAAATTTCTTTCGTCATTACGATACATGATGCTGAAGCGCGTAATCAGAATTTCGGACAAGTATCTAATGCATTTGTACGCATCCTAAATGAAGATTCAAACGAAGAGCTCATTCGTTATGATCTTGGAGAAGATTTCTCAATTGAAACAGCGATTATTGTTGGAGAACTTTACCGTCATAACGGCGAATGGAAATTCTCTGCAGTAGGATCTGGTTATCAGGGAGGACTTGCTAGAATCGCAACTGATTTTGGTTTACAAGTCGGATAA
- a CDS encoding TerD family protein, with protein sequence MGIQLSKGQRIDLTKTNPGLVKGLIGLGWDTNKYQGGSDFDLDASAFLVDANNRCQDDLDFIFYNNLEHPSKSVIHTGDNRTGEGDGDDEQLIVDFSKIPAHVDKIGITVTIHDAEARHQNFGQVSNAFVRLADESSGEELLRFDLGEDFSIETAVVVCELYRHGNEWKFNAIGSGFSGGLASLCKNYGLEV encoded by the coding sequence TTGGGAATTCAACTATCTAAAGGACAGAGAATTGATTTAACAAAGACAAATCCAGGACTCGTTAAAGGACTTATTGGACTTGGTTGGGACACGAACAAATACCAGGGAGGCTCTGACTTTGATCTAGATGCATCGGCATTTTTAGTTGATGCAAATAATCGTTGTCAGGACGATCTGGATTTTATTTTTTATAACAACTTAGAGCATCCAAGTAAATCAGTCATTCATACAGGTGATAACCGAACAGGTGAAGGTGATGGAGATGATGAACAGCTGATCGTCGACTTCTCAAAAATTCCTGCGCATGTTGATAAAATTGGGATCACCGTCACCATACATGATGCTGAAGCACGTCACCAAAACTTTGGACAAGTATCAAACGCATTTGTTCGTCTTGCGGATGAATCTTCTGGAGAAGAGCTATTGCGATTTGACCTTGGCGAAGATTTTTCAATTGAAACAGCCGTCGTCGTTTGTGAACTATATCGACACGGTAACGAATGGAAATTCAATGCAATAGGTAGCGGGTTCTCAGGTGGACTTGCATCCCTTTGTAAAAATTATGGCCTTGAGGTTTAA
- a CDS encoding HpcH/HpaI aldolase/citrate lyase family protein: MEYFKYLSEMQKEQIFYKKPTPINKHIDREQLSYAVGAALYMPAIRKDIAEIVIQGKYQELTTIVLDLEDAIGDNCVDEAIDQTVEHLSSIAQAMNDRQLCWETLPLLFIRVRSAEQLNEVANKLGASIHYLTGFVFPKFSSKNGGEYLHTLKKVERTAGALLYGMPILESPELFYKESRYTEFQRISLLLKEYESSILNVRIGATDLCGLYGIRRSAQSTIYDISIMRDFISDVVNYFGRTFVISGPVWEYFNSRREVSAHANETILDYNTGLLNETLLDLTNGLIGKTVIHPTHMKVVQCVNIVSKEEYLDALSILDHVSGDVGVLKSESHNKMNEIKPHYKWAMKIITKSNIYGVYHDKYNFIKMLTETVPFSDPVGYER; the protein is encoded by the coding sequence CTGGAATATTTTAAATATCTATCAGAAATGCAAAAGGAGCAAATTTTCTATAAAAAACCAACACCTATTAATAAACATATAGATCGTGAACAGCTATCGTATGCGGTTGGTGCTGCTTTGTATATGCCTGCGATTCGAAAAGATATTGCTGAGATCGTGATCCAAGGCAAGTACCAAGAATTGACTACGATTGTGCTTGATCTTGAAGATGCAATTGGGGACAACTGTGTGGATGAGGCGATCGATCAGACGGTAGAGCACCTTTCCTCTATCGCGCAAGCTATGAATGATCGTCAATTGTGTTGGGAGACACTGCCCCTACTGTTCATTCGTGTCCGGTCAGCTGAGCAGTTAAACGAAGTGGCAAATAAATTAGGTGCTTCTATTCACTATTTGACAGGTTTTGTGTTTCCTAAATTCTCCTCTAAGAATGGTGGAGAGTATTTACATACTCTCAAAAAAGTAGAACGAACGGCAGGTGCTCTTCTATATGGCATGCCGATTTTAGAGTCACCAGAGCTTTTCTATAAGGAATCACGCTATACAGAATTCCAACGCATATCTTTGCTGTTAAAAGAATACGAATCCTCTATTCTTAACGTCCGTATAGGAGCAACTGATCTATGTGGACTTTATGGAATCCGCCGCAGTGCCCAATCAACAATATACGATATATCGATAATGAGAGACTTTATATCTGATGTCGTCAATTATTTTGGTAGAACCTTTGTTATCTCGGGTCCTGTATGGGAGTATTTTAATAGCAGAAGAGAAGTAAGTGCCCATGCGAATGAAACCATACTGGACTATAACACAGGACTGTTGAACGAGACGCTGCTTGATTTGACGAATGGGCTAATTGGTAAAACTGTCATCCACCCTACTCATATGAAAGTCGTACAGTGTGTAAATATTGTATCGAAAGAAGAATATCTTGATGCACTTAGCATTTTGGATCACGTAAGTGGGGATGTAGGCGTGCTAAAAAGCGAATCACATAATAAGATGAATGAGATTAAACCGCATTATAAGTGGGCGATGAAGATCATTACGAAATCGAATATATACGGGGTGTATCATGACAAGTACAATTTCATCAAAATGCTTACCGAAACAGTACCATTTTCAGATCCTGTCGGATATGAGCGTTAA